The proteins below are encoded in one region of Amycolatopsis magusensis:
- the aceB gene encoding malate synthase A, translating into MSEVRVLGDSVEGSDEILTPEALEFLAGLHSAFAARRDELLEARRARREEAARTGKLDFLPETQQVRESEWKVADAPPALRDRRVEITGPTDRKMTINALNSGAKVWLADLEDANTPHWRNVVGGQLNLRDAVRGDISLTTPEGKSYQLRDDVEHATIVVRPRGWHLDERNLEFDGRAGVGALVDFGLHFFHNVRALLANDKGPYFYLPKMESHLEARLWNDVFTHAQKELGIPHGTIRATVLIETIPAAFEMEEILYELREHASGLNAGRWDYLFSVIKYFRDAGEKFVLPDRNSVTMTAPFMRAYTELLVRTCHKRGAFAIGGMAAFIPSKDPEVAENASKKVHADKAREAGDGFDGSWVAHPGMVGLCKEEFDKVLGDKPNQLERTRDEVSVTAEQLLDVASTEGGATAAGLRGAVDVGVRYIASWLSGNGAAAIHNLMEDAATAEISRSQIWQWVRNGTELDNGQKVTRELVREVLAEVRQELTGTIQDDLLAPAVELFEEVALADEFVDFLTLPAYERIK; encoded by the coding sequence ATGTCTGAAGTTCGTGTCCTCGGAGATTCCGTCGAAGGCAGCGACGAGATCTTGACGCCCGAGGCGCTGGAGTTCCTCGCGGGCCTGCACTCCGCGTTCGCCGCCCGCCGGGACGAGCTGCTCGAAGCCCGCCGTGCCCGCCGGGAGGAAGCCGCGCGCACCGGGAAGCTCGACTTCCTGCCGGAGACCCAGCAGGTGCGCGAGTCCGAGTGGAAGGTGGCCGACGCGCCGCCCGCGCTGCGTGACCGGCGGGTGGAGATCACCGGGCCGACCGACCGCAAGATGACCATCAACGCGCTGAATTCCGGGGCCAAGGTCTGGCTGGCCGACCTGGAGGACGCCAACACGCCGCACTGGCGCAACGTGGTCGGCGGGCAGCTCAACCTGCGTGACGCCGTCCGCGGCGACATCTCGCTGACCACGCCGGAGGGCAAGAGCTACCAGCTGCGCGACGACGTCGAGCACGCCACCATCGTGGTCCGCCCGCGTGGCTGGCACCTCGACGAGCGCAACCTGGAGTTCGACGGCCGTGCCGGGGTGGGCGCGCTGGTCGACTTCGGCCTGCACTTCTTCCACAACGTGCGTGCCCTGCTGGCCAACGACAAGGGGCCGTACTTCTACCTGCCGAAGATGGAGAGCCACCTCGAAGCGCGCCTGTGGAACGACGTGTTCACGCACGCGCAGAAGGAGCTGGGCATCCCGCACGGCACCATCCGCGCCACCGTGCTGATCGAGACCATTCCGGCGGCGTTCGAGATGGAGGAGATCCTCTACGAACTGCGCGAGCACGCCTCCGGGCTGAACGCGGGCCGCTGGGACTACCTGTTCAGCGTGATCAAGTACTTCCGCGACGCCGGTGAGAAGTTCGTGCTGCCGGACCGCAACAGCGTCACCATGACCGCGCCGTTCATGCGGGCCTACACCGAGCTGCTGGTGCGCACCTGCCACAAGCGCGGCGCGTTCGCGATCGGCGGCATGGCCGCGTTCATCCCGAGCAAGGACCCGGAGGTCGCGGAGAACGCGTCGAAGAAGGTCCACGCCGACAAGGCACGTGAGGCGGGCGACGGGTTCGACGGCTCGTGGGTGGCGCACCCCGGCATGGTCGGGTTGTGCAAGGAGGAGTTCGACAAGGTGCTCGGCGACAAGCCGAACCAGCTCGAGCGCACCCGTGACGAGGTGAGCGTGACCGCCGAGCAGTTGCTCGACGTGGCGTCCACCGAGGGTGGCGCGACCGCGGCCGGCCTGCGTGGCGCGGTGGACGTCGGCGTCCGCTACATCGCCTCCTGGCTGAGCGGGAACGGTGCCGCGGCGATCCACAACCTGATGGAGGACGCGGCGACCGCGGAAATCTCGCGTTCGCAGATCTGGCAGTGGGTGCGCAACGGCACCGAGCTGGACAACGGGCAGAAGGTGACCCGTGAGCTGGTGCGCGAGGTGCTCGCCGAGGTGCGGCAGGAGCTGACCGGGACGATCCAGGACGACCTGCTGGCGCCGGCGGTCGAACTGTTCGAAGAGGTCGCGCTGGCCGACGAGTTCGTCGACTTCCTGACCCTGCCCGCCTACGAGCGGATCAAGTAA
- a CDS encoding IclR family transcriptional regulator produces MAETQRRPGSVQSLERAFELLERLADAGGEASLSELATLSGLPMPTIHRLIRTLLDLGYVRQHTNRRYALGARLIRLGEHAGVQFGTSTRPLLAELVEETGETANLAILERDEVVYVAQVPSKHSMRMFTEVGRRLLPHGTGVGKAMLARLPADETRALLTRTGTPAYTTHTITDPDTLLDHLLEVAEQGYALDESEQEIGVRCVAVALTGTPTPAAVSVSGPEGRLTKEAVSRIAPAVQRVAKELSARLMTS; encoded by the coding sequence ATGGCGGAAACTCAACGCAGGCCGGGCAGCGTGCAGTCGCTGGAGCGGGCCTTTGAGCTGCTGGAACGCCTGGCCGACGCCGGGGGTGAGGCAAGTCTCTCCGAGCTGGCCACCCTCTCCGGCCTGCCGATGCCCACGATCCACCGGCTGATCCGGACCCTGCTCGACCTCGGTTACGTCCGGCAGCACACCAATCGCCGGTACGCGCTGGGCGCCCGGCTCATCCGGCTGGGTGAACACGCGGGGGTGCAGTTCGGCACCTCGACCCGGCCGCTGCTCGCGGAACTGGTCGAGGAGACCGGCGAGACGGCGAACCTGGCGATCCTCGAACGCGACGAGGTGGTCTACGTCGCGCAGGTCCCCTCGAAGCACTCGATGCGCATGTTCACCGAGGTGGGCAGGCGGCTGCTGCCGCACGGCACCGGCGTCGGCAAGGCGATGCTCGCGCGGCTGCCCGCCGACGAGACCCGCGCGCTGCTCACCCGCACCGGCACGCCCGCGTACACCACGCACACCATCACCGACCCGGACACGCTGCTCGACCATCTGCTGGAGGTCGCCGAGCAGGGCTACGCGCTGGACGAGAGCGAGCAGGAGATCGGCGTGCGGTGCGTGGCCGTCGCCCTCACCGGCACGCCGACCCCGGCCGCGGTCTCGGTGTCCGGCCCGGAAGGCAGGCTGACCAAGGAGGCGGTGTCCCGCATCGCGCCCGCGGTCCAGCGGGTGGCGAAGGAGCTGTCCGCGCGGCTCATGACTTCGTGA